The Euphorbia lathyris chromosome 8, ddEupLath1.1, whole genome shotgun sequence genome has a window encoding:
- the LOC136202637 gene encoding 1-phosphatidylinositol-3-phosphate 5-kinase FAB1A-like isoform X1 codes for MGNPENKISDIVDVVKSWIPRRSESTNVSRDFWMPDQSCRVCYECDSQFTVFNRRHHCRLCGRIFCAKCTASSIPAPSDDPGIGGEDRERIRVCNYCFKQWQQGKTAVDNGTNAASPGLSPSPSTTSLVSTKSSSTCNSCSSTVGSTPYSTGPYQRVPYTSDLSPKKSAEMNTYMVEQDNGSCGRTTDASAAALYSPENRFGYFSNRSDDEGDEYGIYHAVPGTRQFSHTDDYYGPDTFDDVDHMYGPHEMIHGGDQIDSTGICYSQSPENFDSHGDEKIKNDGEEAYEHYADECEAPSYDVDVADAEPVDFENNGLLWLPPEPEDEEDEREAVLFDDDSDEEDVTGEWGYLRPSNSFGSGEYRYKDKSKDGHRKAMENAVEGHLRDLIAQFLRVENISVVDEYGKEDWLRIITSLSWEAATLLKPDTSEGGGMDPGGYVKVKCIACGHRSESMVVRGVVCKKNVAHRRMMSKVEKPRLLVLGGALEYQRVSNHLSSVDTLLQQEMDHLKMAVAKIDSHHPNVLLVEKSVSRFAQEYLLAKGISLVLNIKKPLLERIARCTGAQIVPSIDRLSSPKLGYCDLFHVEKFLEEYGSAGQGGKKLTKTLMFFDGCPKPLGYTILLKGAHVDELKKVKEVVQYGVFAAYHLALETSFLADEGASLPELPLKSPITVALPDKASSIDRSISTIPGYTIPGAGKPSDSQPNIEVQKLSKGVVSSRTLPTNVESASLSRGEYDCTYLSTSTSSYTDRKPCLSSTEQINSLISSSPLEQNKSDPYHNKLSLDRASGKDVKVKATESFQGKETNSEKASLNDRLFCTSFGPSGALDQDVSSCHADGNVLIVKRDCNNHEEIGSSKEEFPPSPSDHQSILVSLSTRCVWKGTVCERAHLFRIKYYGSFDKPLGRFLRDYLFDQNYRCSSCEMPSEAHVYCYTHRQGSLTISVKKLPEFLLPGERDGKIWMWHRCLRCQRTNGFPPATRRVVMSDAAWGLSFGKFLELSFSNHIAASRVASCGHSLQRDCLRFYGFGRMVACFRYASVNIHSVFLPPSKVEFNYDNQEWIQKEAYEVQHRAELLFTEVRNALREILEKNLGAGTQKEHAKVSELTKCQVKELEGILQKEKEEFEESLCNTLSNEVKIGRPAIDILEINKLRRQMLFHSYAWDQRLIYAGSLSNSSLQESHLPKLKEKRVNSVENLVEIEKNISPKPVKGFDSVCVVSQPDLDRTQEGNHGNFSQPKEVHRGRDINLELNSSGEAEHFLDSSANTEEKTNLAGSGKKVRRTHSEGEFPVKGDLSDTLDAAWTGKNHLASMTIKENALLLPDSTVVKTVAMSGESENYIVDKRGIGVPRSPDSAKRPQNIENSSVVAMPFPNIYSPFKQSSSFNAQKLGVGEYSPVYVSLFRELEQQSGAKLLLPVGVNDTVVPVYDDEPTSIIAYALLSSDYHAQMSELEKRKDALETAISLPSLNSFDESASDIYRSLGSIEESILTVPRGSQGSQASDPLLYMKDFHARVSFTDDSFQGKLKYTVTCYCAKRFEALRRICCRSELDFVRSLSRCKKWGAQGGKSNVFFAKTLDDRFIIKQVTKTELESFIKFGPAYFKYLSESIRTRSPTCLAKILGIYQVSSKHLKGGKESKMDVLVMENLLFRRNIIRLYDLKGSSRSRYNPDTSGSNKVLLDQNLIEAMPTSPIFVGSKAKRLLERAVWNDTSFLASIDVMDYSLLVGIDEKRQELVLGIIDFMRQYTWDKHLETWVKAAGILGGGGAKNTTPTVISPQQYKKRFRKAMTAYFLMVPDQWSPPTIIPSESQSDLCEETLQ; via the exons AAGCTTGGTTAGCACCAAGTCCAGCTCCACCTGTAACAGTTGCAGCAGCACTGTTGGTTCGACTCCATATTCAACTGGCCCTTACCAAAGGGTGCCATATACCTCTGATCTTAGTCCTAAAAAATCTGCTGAAATGAATACATATATGGTTGAACAAGACAATGGATCATGCGGAAGGACCACAGATGCATCTGCAGCTGCATTGTATTCACCTGAAAACCGTTTCGGGTATTTTTCAAACAG GAGTGATGATGAAGGTGATGAATATGGTATTTATCATGCAGTTCCAGGAACAAGGCAGTTCTCCCATACTGATGATTATTATGGACCAGACACTTTTGATGATGTTGACCACATGTATGGACCACATGAAATGATTCATGGAGGAGATCAGATTGACTCAACCGGCATATGCTACTCACAGTCACCTGAGAATTTTGATTCACATGGTGatgagaaaattaagaatgaTGGGGAAGAAGCCTATGAACATTATGCTGATGAGTGTGAAGCTCCTTCATATGATGTGGATGTTGCTGATGCTGAACCTGTTGACTTTGAGAACAATGGATTGCTCTGGCTTCCTCCAGAACCAGAAGATGAGGAGGATGAGAGAGAAGCTGTTTTATTTGATGATGACAGCGATGAAGAAGATGTAACTGGAGAGTGGGGTTACTTGCGCCCTTCAAACAGCTTTGGCAGTGGGGAGTATCGGTATAAGGATAAATCAAAAGATGGGCACAGAAAGGCTATGGAGAATGCGGTGGAAGGGCATCTTAGAGATTTGATTGCACAGTTTTTGCGAGTTGAAAACATATCCGTTGTTGATGAATATGGCAAAGAGGATTGGTTGAGAATAATTACATCTTTGTCCTGGGAAGCTGCTACCCTTCTCAAGCCTGATACAAGCGAGGGGGGAGGAATGGATCCTGGTGGATATGTGAAAGTTAAATGTATAGCTTGTGGGCATCGTAGTGAGAG tATGGTGGTTAGAGGAGTTGTTTGCAAGAAAAACGTGGCTCATCGGCGAATGATGTCGAAAGTAGAGAAACCGCGTCTCCTTGTTCTTGGAGGAGCTTTGGAATACCAGCGTGTCTCTAACCATTTGTCAAGTGTTGATACTTTGCTGCAGCAG GAAATGGACCATTTGAAGATGGCAGTTGCAAAGATTGATTCCCATCACCCTAATGTTCTTTTGGTAGAGAAGTCAGTTTCCCGGTTTGCTCAAGAATACCTTCTTGCAAAAGGCATTTCACTTGTTCTAAACATCAAGAAGCCACTTTTAGAGCGCATAGCCCGCTGCACTGGTGCACAAATTGTTCCTTCAATTGATCGTCTTTCTTCACCGAAGCTGGGGTATTGCGACTTGTTTCATGTAGAGAAATTTCTTGAGGAGTATGGCAGTGCAGGGCAAGGTGGGAAGAAGCTGACCAAGACTTTGATGTTCTTTGACGGTTGTCCAAAGCCTTTAGGTTATACT ATTTTGCTCAAAGGTGCTCATGTAGACGAGTTGAAGAAGGTGAAAGAAGTGGTTCAATATGGAGTTTTTGCAGCTTATCATTTGGCATTGGAGACATCTTTTCTGGCTGATGAGGGTGCTTCACTTCCGGAGCTCCCTTTGAAGTCTCCAATAACAGTTGCTTTACCCGATAAAGCATCAAGCATTGACAGGTCCATTTCCACAATACCTGGTTATACTATCCCGGGAGCTGGAAAGCCTTCAGATTCCCAACCTAACATTGAAGTACAGAAATTAAGCAAAGGTGTTGTATCAAGTAGGACTTTACCCACTAATGTTGAGTCAGCTAGTTTGTCAAGAGGTGAATATGATTGTACTTACCTGTCAACAAGTACATCTTCATACACTGATAGGAAACCTTGTTTGAGCTCAACTGAACAAATCAATTCCTTGATTTCTTCTTCTCCATTAGAACAGAACAAATCAGACCCTTACCATAACAAACTATCTTTGGATCGTGCCTCTGGGAAGGATGTTAAGGTAAAAGCAACAGAATCATTTCAAGGAAAAGAAACCAATTCAGAGAAAGCTAGTCTCAACGATCGTTTATTTTGTACATCTTTTGGCCCCTCAGGGGCATTGGATCAAGATGTTAGTAGTTGCCACGCTGATGGAAATGTCTTGATTGTAAAGAGGGATTGTAACAATCATGAGGAGATTGGATCCTCCAAGGAGGAGTTTCCTCCATCACCTTCAGATCATCAGAGCATTTTAGTATCTTTGTCAACACGATGTGTGTGGAAGGGAACTGTGTGTGAACGGGCTCATCTTTTTCGAATCAAATACTACGGGAGCTTTGATAAGCCTTTGGGACGATTTTTACGGGATTATCTTTTTGATCAG AACTACCGCTGCTCTTCATGTGAGATGCCATCAGAAGCACATGTTTATTGTTATACTCATCGGCAAGGCAGCCTTACAATATCTGTTAAGAAACTCCCAGAGTTTCTTTTACCAGGGGAACGTGATGGCAAAATTTGGATGTGGCACAGGTGCCTTCGATGTCAACGGACAAATGGATTTCCTCCAGCAACTCGGAGAgtagtgatgtctgatgctgctTGGGGTTTGTCTTTTGGGAAATTTTTGGAGCTTAGCTTTTCAAACCATATTGCTGCTAGCAGGGTTGCAAGCTGTGGCCATTCACTTCAAAGAGACTGTCTTAGGTTTTATGG ATTTGGGAGAATGGTTGCGTGCTTCCGCTATGCTTCAGTTAATATTCATTCAGTTTTCCTTCCACCATCAAAAGTTGAATTTAATTATGATAATCAGGAGTGGATTCAAAAGGAAGCATATGAG GTACAACATAGAGCAGAACTTCTATTTACAGAAGTGCGAAATGCTCTTCGTGAGATTTTGGAGAAAAATCTTGGTGCTGGGACTCAGAAAGAGCATGCAAAAGTGTCTGAATTAACAAAATGTCAGGTCAAGGAACTTGAAGGGATACTGCAGAAGGAGAAAGAAGAATTTGAG GAATCTTTGTGCAATACCCTATCTAATGAGGTCAAAATTGGCCGACCTGCAATTGATATTCTGGAGATCAATAAACTACGGAGGCAGATGCTCTTCCATTCTTATGCATGGGATCAACGCCTTATCTATGCTGGCAGCTTAAGCAACTCCAGTCTCCAGGAAAGTCATCTCCCAAAACTCAAGGAGAAACGAGTTAATTCTGTTGAGAACCTTGTTGAGATTGAGAAGAATATTTCTCCAAAACCTGTAAAAGGTTTTGATTCCGTTTGTGTCGTATCACAGCCAGATTTAGATCGTACTCAAGAAGGAAATCATGGTAATTTTAGCCAGCCAAAGGAAGTACACAGAGGAAGGGACATAAATCTGGAATTGAATTCAAGTGGTGAGGCTGAGCATTTTCTTGATTCTAGTGCAAATACCGAAGAGAAAACTAACTTGGCTGGATCTGGGAAAAAAGTTCGGAGAACCCATTCAGAGGGAGAGTTTCCAGTTAAGGGTGATTTGTCTGATACTCTTGATGCAGCGTGGACAGGCAAAAATCACCTGGCAAGCATGACAATTAAAGAAAATGCTCTCTTGCTTCCTGATTCAACTGTAGTCAAAACGGTTGCTATGTCTGGAGAGTCAGAAAATTATATTGTTGACAAACGTGGGATTGGAGTACCCCGTTCTCCTGATTCTGCAAAACGGCCTCAAAATATAGAAAACTCAAGTGTGGTGGCCATGCCATTTCCTAATATCTACAGTCCATTTAAACAGAGCTCTTCATTTAACGCTCAAAAGCTTGGTGTTGGTGAGTACAGCCCTGTCTATGTCTCACTTTTTAGGGAGTTAGAACAGCAAAGTGGTGCTAAATTGCTTCTGCCTGTGGGTGTCAATGACACTGTTGTTCCTGTATATGATGATGAACCCACTAGCATTATAGCATATGCACTTCTGTCATCAGATTATCATGCCCAGATGTCTGAGCTTGAAAAACGAAAAGATGCTTTGGAGACCGCAATTTCGTTACCGTCACTTAACTCATTTGATGAATCAGCTTCTGATATTTACAGAAGTCTTGGGTCTATTGAAGAAAGCATCTTAACTGTACCTCGAGGATCTCAGGGCTCTCAGGCTTCGGATCCACTCTTGTATATGAAGGATTTTCATGCCAGAGTTTCTTTCACAGATGATAGTTTCCAAGGGAAACTGAAGTATACGGTGACTTGTTACTGTGCAAAGCGGTTTGAGGCCTTAAGGAGGATTTGCTGCCGTTCTGAGTTGGATTTTGTACGATCTCTTAGCCGCTGTAAGAAATGGGGGGCTCAGGGGGGCAAGAGTAATGTGTTCTTTGCTAAGACCTTGGATGATCGATTTATTATCAAACAAGTTACAAAAACAGAGCTGGAGTCATTTATCAAATTTGGACCTGCATATTTTAAGTACTTATCTGAATCTATACGTACACGCAGCCCAACATGCCTAGCAAAGATACTTGGAATATATCAG GTTTCATCAAAGCACCTTAAAGGAGGGAAAGAATCCAAAATGGATGTTTTGGTAATGGAGAATCTTTTGTTTCGGAGAAATATTATAAGGCTTTACGACCTTAAAGGGTCTTCTCGATCACGATATAATCCAGATACAAGTGGAAGCAATAAGGTTCTACTAGACCAGAATCTAATCGAAGCAATGCCAACTTCTCCAATTTTTGTAGGAAGCAAGGCGAAGAGGCTGCTAGAGAGAGCTGTCTGGAACGACACTTCATTTCTTGCT TCTATAGATGTGATGGACTACTCATTGTTGGTGGGCATAGACGAGAAAAGGCAGGAGCTTGTACTAGGAATCATAGATTTCATGAGACAATATACATGGGACAAACACCTTGAGACGTGGGTGAAGGCGGCAGGCATCCTCGGTGGAGGAGGAGCGAAGAACACAACTCCTACTGTAATTTCACCCCAGCAGTACAAGAAACGGTTCAGGAAAGCTATGACTGCATATTTTCTGATGGTACCGGATCAGTGGTCTCCCCCTACAATCATCCCCAGTGAGTCCCAATCAGACCTTTGTGAGGAAACCTTGcaatga
- the LOC136203907 gene encoding uncharacterized protein: MARRGGIGKGYMGITDKEGADPRRTSSRPVTASARRDREEQQRFMADARRAHAAQAERAEGRDEAAGIDMDGDASMHRPSADTIPIDRGVVTRGRDGRFSSTAASSSGSSKRSRSVEDDWVVKDPVPGGPFDGAVIPSFLGHIACAIWTGQDRGVLRCHTRSGYCTKLRLWYSGSSRTIQSRIESSGLFHLPDGAMVTADATVDELKECVMDLFGATRVELDARHYASGGIRAASVMERCGEEIAGR; the protein is encoded by the exons ATGGCACGAAGAGGAGGCATCGGCAAAGGATACATGGGTATTACG gaTAAGGAGGGAGCTGACCCTAGACGCACGTCTTCACGTCCTGTTACTGCATCTGCTCGGCGGGACCGGGAGGAGCAGCAGCGGTTTATGGCGGACGCCCGGAGGGCACATGCTGCACAGGCGGAGCGTGCTGAGGGACGGGATGAGGCGGCTGGTATAGACATGGACGGGGATGCTTCTATGCATCGTCCTAGTGCTGATACTATCCCCATAGATCGTGGCGTTgtgacgaggggtcgagacggacgattttcttctaccgcagcatcttcttctg gtagcagcaagcgatcgaggagtgtagaggatgactggGTTGTGAAGGACCCCGTCCCCGGGGGTCCATTTGATGGTGCTGTGATCCCGAGCTTTTTGGGACATATTGCATGTGCTATATGGACCGGTCAGGACAGGGGCGTccttaggtgtcataccagatcagGGTATTGCACGAAGCTGAGATTATGGTACAGTGGTTCTTCCCGGACGATTCAGTCGCGTATCGAGTCATCTGGCTTGTTCCATTTACCTG atggtgccatggtgactgctgatgcgactgttgatgagcttaaggagtgcgtgatggatttgtttggggCGACTCGGGTTGAGTTAGATGCCCGTCATTATGCTTCTGGTGGTATACGAGCCGCTTCCGTCATGGAGCGCTGTGGAG AGGAGATTGCGGGCAGATGA
- the LOC136202637 gene encoding 1-phosphatidylinositol-3-phosphate 5-kinase FAB1A-like isoform X2, with translation MHSHIRRSDDEGDEYGIYHAVPGTRQFSHTDDYYGPDTFDDVDHMYGPHEMIHGGDQIDSTGICYSQSPENFDSHGDEKIKNDGEEAYEHYADECEAPSYDVDVADAEPVDFENNGLLWLPPEPEDEEDEREAVLFDDDSDEEDVTGEWGYLRPSNSFGSGEYRYKDKSKDGHRKAMENAVEGHLRDLIAQFLRVENISVVDEYGKEDWLRIITSLSWEAATLLKPDTSEGGGMDPGGYVKVKCIACGHRSESMVVRGVVCKKNVAHRRMMSKVEKPRLLVLGGALEYQRVSNHLSSVDTLLQQEMDHLKMAVAKIDSHHPNVLLVEKSVSRFAQEYLLAKGISLVLNIKKPLLERIARCTGAQIVPSIDRLSSPKLGYCDLFHVEKFLEEYGSAGQGGKKLTKTLMFFDGCPKPLGYTILLKGAHVDELKKVKEVVQYGVFAAYHLALETSFLADEGASLPELPLKSPITVALPDKASSIDRSISTIPGYTIPGAGKPSDSQPNIEVQKLSKGVVSSRTLPTNVESASLSRGEYDCTYLSTSTSSYTDRKPCLSSTEQINSLISSSPLEQNKSDPYHNKLSLDRASGKDVKVKATESFQGKETNSEKASLNDRLFCTSFGPSGALDQDVSSCHADGNVLIVKRDCNNHEEIGSSKEEFPPSPSDHQSILVSLSTRCVWKGTVCERAHLFRIKYYGSFDKPLGRFLRDYLFDQNYRCSSCEMPSEAHVYCYTHRQGSLTISVKKLPEFLLPGERDGKIWMWHRCLRCQRTNGFPPATRRVVMSDAAWGLSFGKFLELSFSNHIAASRVASCGHSLQRDCLRFYGFGRMVACFRYASVNIHSVFLPPSKVEFNYDNQEWIQKEAYEVQHRAELLFTEVRNALREILEKNLGAGTQKEHAKVSELTKCQVKELEGILQKEKEEFEESLCNTLSNEVKIGRPAIDILEINKLRRQMLFHSYAWDQRLIYAGSLSNSSLQESHLPKLKEKRVNSVENLVEIEKNISPKPVKGFDSVCVVSQPDLDRTQEGNHGNFSQPKEVHRGRDINLELNSSGEAEHFLDSSANTEEKTNLAGSGKKVRRTHSEGEFPVKGDLSDTLDAAWTGKNHLASMTIKENALLLPDSTVVKTVAMSGESENYIVDKRGIGVPRSPDSAKRPQNIENSSVVAMPFPNIYSPFKQSSSFNAQKLGVGEYSPVYVSLFRELEQQSGAKLLLPVGVNDTVVPVYDDEPTSIIAYALLSSDYHAQMSELEKRKDALETAISLPSLNSFDESASDIYRSLGSIEESILTVPRGSQGSQASDPLLYMKDFHARVSFTDDSFQGKLKYTVTCYCAKRFEALRRICCRSELDFVRSLSRCKKWGAQGGKSNVFFAKTLDDRFIIKQVTKTELESFIKFGPAYFKYLSESIRTRSPTCLAKILGIYQVSSKHLKGGKESKMDVLVMENLLFRRNIIRLYDLKGSSRSRYNPDTSGSNKVLLDQNLIEAMPTSPIFVGSKAKRLLERAVWNDTSFLASIDVMDYSLLVGIDEKRQELVLGIIDFMRQYTWDKHLETWVKAAGILGGGGAKNTTPTVISPQQYKKRFRKAMTAYFLMVPDQWSPPTIIPSESQSDLCEETLQ, from the exons ATGCATTCCCATATCAGAAG GAGTGATGATGAAGGTGATGAATATGGTATTTATCATGCAGTTCCAGGAACAAGGCAGTTCTCCCATACTGATGATTATTATGGACCAGACACTTTTGATGATGTTGACCACATGTATGGACCACATGAAATGATTCATGGAGGAGATCAGATTGACTCAACCGGCATATGCTACTCACAGTCACCTGAGAATTTTGATTCACATGGTGatgagaaaattaagaatgaTGGGGAAGAAGCCTATGAACATTATGCTGATGAGTGTGAAGCTCCTTCATATGATGTGGATGTTGCTGATGCTGAACCTGTTGACTTTGAGAACAATGGATTGCTCTGGCTTCCTCCAGAACCAGAAGATGAGGAGGATGAGAGAGAAGCTGTTTTATTTGATGATGACAGCGATGAAGAAGATGTAACTGGAGAGTGGGGTTACTTGCGCCCTTCAAACAGCTTTGGCAGTGGGGAGTATCGGTATAAGGATAAATCAAAAGATGGGCACAGAAAGGCTATGGAGAATGCGGTGGAAGGGCATCTTAGAGATTTGATTGCACAGTTTTTGCGAGTTGAAAACATATCCGTTGTTGATGAATATGGCAAAGAGGATTGGTTGAGAATAATTACATCTTTGTCCTGGGAAGCTGCTACCCTTCTCAAGCCTGATACAAGCGAGGGGGGAGGAATGGATCCTGGTGGATATGTGAAAGTTAAATGTATAGCTTGTGGGCATCGTAGTGAGAG tATGGTGGTTAGAGGAGTTGTTTGCAAGAAAAACGTGGCTCATCGGCGAATGATGTCGAAAGTAGAGAAACCGCGTCTCCTTGTTCTTGGAGGAGCTTTGGAATACCAGCGTGTCTCTAACCATTTGTCAAGTGTTGATACTTTGCTGCAGCAG GAAATGGACCATTTGAAGATGGCAGTTGCAAAGATTGATTCCCATCACCCTAATGTTCTTTTGGTAGAGAAGTCAGTTTCCCGGTTTGCTCAAGAATACCTTCTTGCAAAAGGCATTTCACTTGTTCTAAACATCAAGAAGCCACTTTTAGAGCGCATAGCCCGCTGCACTGGTGCACAAATTGTTCCTTCAATTGATCGTCTTTCTTCACCGAAGCTGGGGTATTGCGACTTGTTTCATGTAGAGAAATTTCTTGAGGAGTATGGCAGTGCAGGGCAAGGTGGGAAGAAGCTGACCAAGACTTTGATGTTCTTTGACGGTTGTCCAAAGCCTTTAGGTTATACT ATTTTGCTCAAAGGTGCTCATGTAGACGAGTTGAAGAAGGTGAAAGAAGTGGTTCAATATGGAGTTTTTGCAGCTTATCATTTGGCATTGGAGACATCTTTTCTGGCTGATGAGGGTGCTTCACTTCCGGAGCTCCCTTTGAAGTCTCCAATAACAGTTGCTTTACCCGATAAAGCATCAAGCATTGACAGGTCCATTTCCACAATACCTGGTTATACTATCCCGGGAGCTGGAAAGCCTTCAGATTCCCAACCTAACATTGAAGTACAGAAATTAAGCAAAGGTGTTGTATCAAGTAGGACTTTACCCACTAATGTTGAGTCAGCTAGTTTGTCAAGAGGTGAATATGATTGTACTTACCTGTCAACAAGTACATCTTCATACACTGATAGGAAACCTTGTTTGAGCTCAACTGAACAAATCAATTCCTTGATTTCTTCTTCTCCATTAGAACAGAACAAATCAGACCCTTACCATAACAAACTATCTTTGGATCGTGCCTCTGGGAAGGATGTTAAGGTAAAAGCAACAGAATCATTTCAAGGAAAAGAAACCAATTCAGAGAAAGCTAGTCTCAACGATCGTTTATTTTGTACATCTTTTGGCCCCTCAGGGGCATTGGATCAAGATGTTAGTAGTTGCCACGCTGATGGAAATGTCTTGATTGTAAAGAGGGATTGTAACAATCATGAGGAGATTGGATCCTCCAAGGAGGAGTTTCCTCCATCACCTTCAGATCATCAGAGCATTTTAGTATCTTTGTCAACACGATGTGTGTGGAAGGGAACTGTGTGTGAACGGGCTCATCTTTTTCGAATCAAATACTACGGGAGCTTTGATAAGCCTTTGGGACGATTTTTACGGGATTATCTTTTTGATCAG AACTACCGCTGCTCTTCATGTGAGATGCCATCAGAAGCACATGTTTATTGTTATACTCATCGGCAAGGCAGCCTTACAATATCTGTTAAGAAACTCCCAGAGTTTCTTTTACCAGGGGAACGTGATGGCAAAATTTGGATGTGGCACAGGTGCCTTCGATGTCAACGGACAAATGGATTTCCTCCAGCAACTCGGAGAgtagtgatgtctgatgctgctTGGGGTTTGTCTTTTGGGAAATTTTTGGAGCTTAGCTTTTCAAACCATATTGCTGCTAGCAGGGTTGCAAGCTGTGGCCATTCACTTCAAAGAGACTGTCTTAGGTTTTATGG ATTTGGGAGAATGGTTGCGTGCTTCCGCTATGCTTCAGTTAATATTCATTCAGTTTTCCTTCCACCATCAAAAGTTGAATTTAATTATGATAATCAGGAGTGGATTCAAAAGGAAGCATATGAG GTACAACATAGAGCAGAACTTCTATTTACAGAAGTGCGAAATGCTCTTCGTGAGATTTTGGAGAAAAATCTTGGTGCTGGGACTCAGAAAGAGCATGCAAAAGTGTCTGAATTAACAAAATGTCAGGTCAAGGAACTTGAAGGGATACTGCAGAAGGAGAAAGAAGAATTTGAG GAATCTTTGTGCAATACCCTATCTAATGAGGTCAAAATTGGCCGACCTGCAATTGATATTCTGGAGATCAATAAACTACGGAGGCAGATGCTCTTCCATTCTTATGCATGGGATCAACGCCTTATCTATGCTGGCAGCTTAAGCAACTCCAGTCTCCAGGAAAGTCATCTCCCAAAACTCAAGGAGAAACGAGTTAATTCTGTTGAGAACCTTGTTGAGATTGAGAAGAATATTTCTCCAAAACCTGTAAAAGGTTTTGATTCCGTTTGTGTCGTATCACAGCCAGATTTAGATCGTACTCAAGAAGGAAATCATGGTAATTTTAGCCAGCCAAAGGAAGTACACAGAGGAAGGGACATAAATCTGGAATTGAATTCAAGTGGTGAGGCTGAGCATTTTCTTGATTCTAGTGCAAATACCGAAGAGAAAACTAACTTGGCTGGATCTGGGAAAAAAGTTCGGAGAACCCATTCAGAGGGAGAGTTTCCAGTTAAGGGTGATTTGTCTGATACTCTTGATGCAGCGTGGACAGGCAAAAATCACCTGGCAAGCATGACAATTAAAGAAAATGCTCTCTTGCTTCCTGATTCAACTGTAGTCAAAACGGTTGCTATGTCTGGAGAGTCAGAAAATTATATTGTTGACAAACGTGGGATTGGAGTACCCCGTTCTCCTGATTCTGCAAAACGGCCTCAAAATATAGAAAACTCAAGTGTGGTGGCCATGCCATTTCCTAATATCTACAGTCCATTTAAACAGAGCTCTTCATTTAACGCTCAAAAGCTTGGTGTTGGTGAGTACAGCCCTGTCTATGTCTCACTTTTTAGGGAGTTAGAACAGCAAAGTGGTGCTAAATTGCTTCTGCCTGTGGGTGTCAATGACACTGTTGTTCCTGTATATGATGATGAACCCACTAGCATTATAGCATATGCACTTCTGTCATCAGATTATCATGCCCAGATGTCTGAGCTTGAAAAACGAAAAGATGCTTTGGAGACCGCAATTTCGTTACCGTCACTTAACTCATTTGATGAATCAGCTTCTGATATTTACAGAAGTCTTGGGTCTATTGAAGAAAGCATCTTAACTGTACCTCGAGGATCTCAGGGCTCTCAGGCTTCGGATCCACTCTTGTATATGAAGGATTTTCATGCCAGAGTTTCTTTCACAGATGATAGTTTCCAAGGGAAACTGAAGTATACGGTGACTTGTTACTGTGCAAAGCGGTTTGAGGCCTTAAGGAGGATTTGCTGCCGTTCTGAGTTGGATTTTGTACGATCTCTTAGCCGCTGTAAGAAATGGGGGGCTCAGGGGGGCAAGAGTAATGTGTTCTTTGCTAAGACCTTGGATGATCGATTTATTATCAAACAAGTTACAAAAACAGAGCTGGAGTCATTTATCAAATTTGGACCTGCATATTTTAAGTACTTATCTGAATCTATACGTACACGCAGCCCAACATGCCTAGCAAAGATACTTGGAATATATCAG GTTTCATCAAAGCACCTTAAAGGAGGGAAAGAATCCAAAATGGATGTTTTGGTAATGGAGAATCTTTTGTTTCGGAGAAATATTATAAGGCTTTACGACCTTAAAGGGTCTTCTCGATCACGATATAATCCAGATACAAGTGGAAGCAATAAGGTTCTACTAGACCAGAATCTAATCGAAGCAATGCCAACTTCTCCAATTTTTGTAGGAAGCAAGGCGAAGAGGCTGCTAGAGAGAGCTGTCTGGAACGACACTTCATTTCTTGCT TCTATAGATGTGATGGACTACTCATTGTTGGTGGGCATAGACGAGAAAAGGCAGGAGCTTGTACTAGGAATCATAGATTTCATGAGACAATATACATGGGACAAACACCTTGAGACGTGGGTGAAGGCGGCAGGCATCCTCGGTGGAGGAGGAGCGAAGAACACAACTCCTACTGTAATTTCACCCCAGCAGTACAAGAAACGGTTCAGGAAAGCTATGACTGCATATTTTCTGATGGTACCGGATCAGTGGTCTCCCCCTACAATCATCCCCAGTGAGTCCCAATCAGACCTTTGTGAGGAAACCTTGcaatga